A single genomic interval of Eurosta solidaginis isolate ZX-2024a chromosome 3, ASM4086904v1, whole genome shotgun sequence harbors:
- the Slc45-1 gene encoding membrane-associated transporter protein: MVGVAANTSENSLSSTKNPMIKYMLKTRENHARNQKHDYSHVFRRKTRFEMFRLSIIAMSIEFAYAAETAFVSPILLQIGINHKLMTMAWGISPILGFFLSPLLGSVSDRCTLSWGRRRPIITVLSIGILIGLILVPYGKDLGILLGDVGFNTATANNLSAINDTIVPAFIAPAEAITASALPSHFKFAAILTIVGMVLLDLNADTCQTPARTYMLDVCIPEDQARGLTTFSLLAGFGGTIGYAIGGIDWSKTQIGASLGGNIPTVFGMVTIIFVICYFVTVTTFREIPLKEIERDEMLRPLSAAAIKKELSKKNNAVFYIKQTDALELEAATQDEKNTAMENMEGFQNGHSMDNSEKANPSRTPTVINTDPLAIELDDCLDAPITLRKYLKSIFVMPNSMRILALTNLICWMGHVTYCLYFTDFVGEAVFHGDPAASPGSEAAELYEAGVRFGCFGMSMYAFSCSVYSITVTKLMKVVGIKTVYITGILYYGFGMLILAIWPTKWGVIVFSTSAGVLYGTIFTIPYILVANYHAKDCFRIRNGESVPLKQARGLGTDVAIISSMVFVAQLIVSLSIGPLISWMQTTSAILYASTFLAVIGSISAMFVLYV, from the exons ATGGTTGGCGTTGCAGCAAACACAAGTGAGAACAGCTTGTCATCGACGAAGAATCCGATGATAAAATATATGCTGAAAACACGAGAGAATCATGCGCGTAATCAGAAACACGATTATTCTCATGTTTTTCGGCGCAAGACGCGTTTCGAAATGTTCCGACTCTCAATAATTGCAATGTCTATTGAATTCGCTTACGCGGCCGAGACGGCCTTTGTATCTCCGATCCTATTACAGATCGGTATCAATCACAAACTAATGACTATGGCTTGGGGTATTTCGCCTATATTAGGCTTCTTCCTCTCACCGCTATTAGGATCGGTTAGTGATCGTTGCACTCTTAGCTGGGGTAGACGTCGGCCGATAATTACAGTTTTATCGATAGGTATCTTGATAGGATTAATATTAGTGCCTTACGGAAAAGATCTTGGCATCTTGTTGGGTGATGTTGGGTTTAATACTGCCACGGCGAATAACTTAAGTGCTATTAATGATACCATAGTGCCTGCGTTTATAGCGCCTGCTGAAGCTATCACAGCATCGGCACTTCCATCCCATTTCAAATTTGCGGCGATATTGACAATTGTGGGTATGGTACTATTAGATCTCAATGCAGACACTTGTCAAACACCAGCTCGTACATATATGTTGGATGTGTGTATACCAGAGGATCAAGCACGCGGTCTCACCACCTTTTCACTGCTGGCAGGATTTGGTGGTACAATTGGTTATGCTATTGGGGGTATTGATTGGTCGAAAACACAGATTG GCGCATCGCTTGGCGGTAATATCCCTACTGTGTTTGGTATGGTTACCATTATATTTGTTATTTGCTATTTTGTCACGGTAACCACGTTCCGTGAAATTCCGCTAAAAGAAATTGAACGAGATGAAATGTTAAGACCTCTCTCAGCAGCTGCTATAAAGAAAGAACTGAGCAAGAAAAATAATGCAGTGTTTTACATAAAACAG ACTGATGCTTTGGAGTTGGAAGCTGCGACGCAGGACGAAAAGAATACTGCCATGGAGAATATGGAGGGTTTTCAAAATGGCCATTCAATGGATAACAGTGAAAAAGCAAATCCATCCCGAACCCCAACTGTCATTAATACTGACCCATTGGCGATCGAACTAGATGATTGCTTAGATGCACCAATTACATTGAGAAAGTATTTGAAGAGTATTTTCGTTATGCCCAATTCAATGCGAATACTGGCCTTAACAAACCTCATCTGCTGGATGGGCCACGTAACATATTGTTTGTACTTCACCGATTTTGTGGGGGAGGCGGTATTCCATGGCGATCCAGCA GCTTCACCTGGCTCAGAAGCAGCTGAATTATACGAAGCTGGAGTTCGCTTTGGTTGTTTCGGAATGTCCATGTATGCGTTTTCATGTTCAGTTTATTCAATAACAGTGACGAAACTAATGAAGGTTGTTGG CATCAAAACAGTTTATATAACGGGAATACTGTATTATGGTTTTGGCATGTTGATATTGGCCATTTGGCCAACGAAATGGGGTGTTATCGTATTTAGTACTTCGGCCGGCGTTTTGTATGGCACCATTTTCACAATTCCATATATTCTAGTAGCCAATTATCATGCTAAGGATTGT TTCCGCATTCGAAATGGAGAATCTGTTCCCCTTAAGCAAGCTCGAGGCCTAGGAACTGATGTGGCAATCATTAGCAGTATGGTGTTCGTAGCCCAATTGATCGTCTCTCTATCGATAGGTCCCCTTATATCTTGGATGCAAACAACAAGTGCCATATTATATGCATCAACATTTTTAGCTGTAATCGGATCTATATCAGCCATGTTTGTTTTATATGTCTAA